A region of the Sinorhizobium arboris LMG 14919 genome:
ACGTCGAGACGATGCAAAGCATGTTGCCGCTGACGGACTGGGACTATGAGGGCGAACTCGCCGTCAGCGCCGCCGAGACGCTCGCTCGGCTCGAGCACTTCCGGTACTATGAGGACCTGAGGCCGCTCGCGCGCCATGCCCGCATGCTCGACCGGGTTGTCTCGAACCTCGCTCGGCTTCGCGGTGCCCTGTTGGACGAGAGCACGTTCAACCAGCGCCCGATCCACGGGGATCTGCATCCGGGCAACGCGATGGTGAGGAGGGGCATCGATCGCCGGCCCGTGATGATCGACTGGGGGCGGACCCGCCCCGGTTCGCCGCTGGAGGACGTGAGCTCGATGCTCCAATCTCTGCGCTTCTTCGAGCCGAGTGCGTTGCAGCGGCATGACCTCCTGCTCAAGGAATACCTGACGGGACTCGGGCGGGATCGCCGGATCGACGACGCGACGCGAGGCGCCTACTGGGTGGCCGGCGCTTCCAACGCCCTGGCCGGTGCGCTCAACGTCCACCTGCTGACGGTGATGGACGCAAGTCGCAATCCGCGGCAGCGGCGCCGTGCCTTCCTTGTCGCCCGGGACTGGCTGCGTGTCATCCGCCGCGCCCATGCCTGGGCGTTCTAGAGGGAGAGCCGCCTTAGGCGTACGCGCCTTCCCAAGAGATCGCGAAGTCGCGCGCCGCTGGAATCTGGCGTGGCGACTTCGATCTTCCTTGCCGTGCGCGCGCCAAGCGCGCGAAACGTGAGTCTTCCTGCTGATCCCGAACTGCAGATGCTCATCGCCCGTCTGGGCGGCCATCAGGCGAAGGAAGCGCTTGGAGACGATTAGAAGGGCTGATGGCCGGGCTTGATGGAGGTGACGGCGGAGGACCAGTCCCCAGGCTAAATCTTTGGTTGCACCCTCTTGATTGCGCTGCAATTGAAGCTACGGTCCCTCCGGATCATTTGGCCGAAGAATCAAGGTGAACAATGGAAAGCACGCTGGGCATATCGGTAGGGCATTCATCAGCGACAAGTTGCAGCCGGTGGCCGCAATGACTGAGAACCTGCCCCCAAGCAATATCACCCTGTCCAACAACTCGATAGCGGAGAACTCTCCCGTCGGCACGACGATCGGCACACTATCGGCCACTGACCCAGAAGGTCAGCCCCTGACATATCGACTGGTGGACAGTGGTGGAGGCTTGGTTCAGCTCGATGGCAATAGAGTCCAGTTGGCTAAGCCGGTCAGTTACGAGGAGCTGCAGGGGAAGACGTTCCAGATCGAGGTCTCCGACGGGGTGAACAAGGTTCTCAAAAAGTTCTTCGTATCAATCGAAGATGTTGACGAACCGCCGCACCTAGTTTGGATGGGTGGAGCAGAGGTCCCAGAAGATATGAAAGTCGGCACGGTGTTCGACTACGTATCTGGGGTGGATCCAGAAGATTCAGTACTAACGTTCAAATTGATAGACGATGCGGGGGGCACGTTCAAACTGGTAGGCGCCAATGCCATTCAGCTTGCGAAGCCAGTCGACTTCGAGAAATCTCCGACAAAAACAGTAACCTTTGAAGTTTCTGATGGAAAGTTCACGGTCGTTAAATCGTTCACAATCAATATCGCTGATGTCAACGAAGCGCCGAGTGCGCTGACATTGTCTAATTCAAGGGTAGCCGAAACGGCCGCTGTCGACACCTTGATCGGAACCTTTTCCGCGGTTGATCCAGAAGGCGACCCGGTGGACTACTGGCTTAAGGACTCAGCCGGTGGAACGTTTTGGATCGTGGACAACAAACTATATCTCAACGACACATTGAACTATGAGACGCAACAATCCTACTCCATCACAGTGGTAGTTTCGAACGCGAGTGGCTCGTTTACGAAGAATTTCGTGATAAGTGTCACCGACGTGCTTGAGACGATCGTGGGGAACTCCTCATCCCAGACTTTGAATGGCGGCATCGGCGCCGACAAAATCCTTGCTGGCGGCGGCAACGATACTCTCTTTGGGAACGACGGCGACGACCTTCTTTACGGCGAATCCGGAAATGACACTATTTTAGGAGGTGCTGGTAAGGACCGGCTAGATGGCGGCACTGGCAATGATACAGCTTCATATGCGAGCGCCACCGTAGGGGTCAAAGCAAGCTTGTCTTCCAAATCGACCAATACCAACGATGCAGCCGGTGATACGTACTTCGGGATCGAGAACCTGACGGGAACGCGCTTTGCCGATGTTCTCGGAGGCAACGCCTATGTCAACATACTCACGGGCGGCGAAGGTAGTGATATCCTGATCGGCGGTGCGGGCGGTGACAAGCTTTACGGAGGAACCGGAAATGACGCGGCCTCATACGCGACCGCCGCGACGGGCGTCATTGCCAATCTGGGCAGACCGAGCAGCAACACAGGAGACGCAAAAGGCGACACCTATTCTGCGGTTGAGAGCTTGATCGGTTCAAATTTCGCTGACCAGCTGTATGGCAACGGGGGCGCAAATCGCCTTTCCGGAGGAACCGGCGATGATATCATCGGCGCAGGCTCGGGGAACGATTGGATCTATGGAGGCTCGGGTGCAGACCGGCTGGTCGGTGGAATGGGCGCCGACAGGTTCGTCTTCAAGGCACTCTCTGAATCAGCAGGGGCGAAGGTCGATTCAATCCTCGACTTCGTGCCGAACGAGCAGGACAGGATTGACCTCTCGGCTATCGATGCAAATACCAAGACATCGGGTAATCAAGCATTCTCTTTCATTGGCACTGCGGCTTTCAAGGGGACCGCTGGCGAACTGAGGTACGAGAAGCTGTCTTCAGACACTTTCATATACGCGGATGTGAACGGTGATCGGATCGCAGACCTCAAGATTCATCTGGACGACGCCGTGACCTTGGCGGGCAACTACTTTCTGCTTTAATCGATGCGGTGGGAGCGGTCGCGAGCCTCGCGATCGAGGCGTCGGAGTTTCTCCTTCTGCAGTCGGGAAGGCCGTCCCGACGGCCTGACATAAGGAGCTGCAGTGGGACCGCTGCAGCTCCGGCAAGCACACGCGGAAATCCACCAGATTTCGTGTCCCCGCTGGCTCGCGCTGCGATTTCGCTGCGCTCACGATATGCGCAGGATGCGCAACGTAGACGGGCAAATACCTGAGGGGCTGAGCAAAAATCCCCAGTTATCAAAGGCAACAATAGCAACAATAAATTGATCGGCGAGACCGACGTTTTCGGCGTCTCGAATTACGTTTATGGATATGGCGGTAACGATACTCTCACCGGGGGCTTCCACGCAGACAACTACATCTGGGGTGGCACTGGTAACGACATCATCGACGGCGGGACAAGAATAAACCGCCTATATGGCGAGACGGAGACGACACAAATCACTGCTGGTTGGAGTGGTGCCGATAGCCAACATTATGGCGGTGCCGGCAACGACAAATTGATCGGCGATCATCTACGAGACCGACACCGGAAAGCTATTCTACGACAGCAACGGCAACGCGAACGGGCCCCACGCCTCGGGCTTCTTGAGAACCTCGCCGAGGCCGGCATCACGGCTGTCGGCTTTCGCACCGGCTTCCGGCGGCGTTTTCGGCCTCTCGACAGACCGCCCGCTTGCATCCGCCGCCAAACGCAGCGCGTTACCGAGGACGCCCGGCTGATCCATCCAATCCCCCTTCGGATCCTTGCCGGTGACGCGGATGGTCCAGCCGCGGCCGTTGACCGGAAAGCCGGTCTTGACATTCGTGAGCGAGCGCAGGAAGCGCATGCGTGCGTCACAATAGTCGCGGATGAGTGTGCAAGGGCGCTAAGATCGAGGGCGTGACGTTCCACGATCTCCGCGGGACGTTCATCACTGAACGCCGGCGGGAAGGATCTACCACAGAGCAGATCGCGTCGATTACGGGGCACTCGATTGCTGAGGTGGGAAGAGTGCTCGAAAAACACTATCTGGCGACCGACCAGCAGACGAGCGATGCGGTCATTCTGCGGATGGAAAAGAACACTTAGGGAATATCTTTTGTAAACGGCTCGAAAAAAGCTGTAAACGGGGTCAGATCAGCAGGTGGAAATGTCCTCTAAGTGCTTGAAAAGTTTGGCGACCCCTGCAGGATTCGAACCTGCGACAACCTGCTTAGAAGGCAGGTGCTCTATCCAGCTGAGCTAAGGGGCCGTCTGGGCCTTGCCCGACGGAGCGCCGTGGGCCTCAATGGGTCCAGGGCTGCATCCGGTTGAAACGGAAATTATCCGAATAGGAAACGTTCTTGCGCGCCGCATCCTTGGGGGCGATCACGCGATATTCGATGCCGTTTCTCTCGGCATAGGAGATCGCCTGCTCAGCACTCTCGAAGGTCAGGCGAACCTGTTGCCGTGTGTCGGCGGAACTCGTGTAGCCCATGATCGGGTCGATCGTGCGCGGTCTTTCCTGATCGAACTCCAGCACCCACAGATGCGTCTTGGCCTTGCCGGACTGCATTGCTGTCTTTGCGGGACGATAGATCTTCGCGGACATTGTTTCGAACGGCTCCCGTTGACCAAGAGATCAATGTTTTCACATGATTAGATGGTCGGAGTGGAGAGATTCGAACTCCCGACCCTCTGGTCCCAAACCAGATGCGCTACCAGACTGCGCTACACTCCGCACCACGAAGGCGGAGATACACGCTTCGCCCTGCGCCTGCAACAGCAAATTTCGCGGGGTGAGCGGCGCCGGTGGATGCGTCAGTTCGCCCTCTCCGTTGCCGGAAGTCCTGCACCTTCAAGCCTGTCGCCAGGGCTGAGGCCGAGCCGCTTCACGGTTCCGGCGTTAAGCTCGAGCACGTAGGCCACCGGTTCCCCGGAATCGATAATCGCTTCGGAAAGCGGGACCGCGTTCTCGTGGATGGTTCGGATCGTACCGTCACGCGCGATGAAGAGCATGTCGAGCGGCAGATAGGTGTTCTTCATCCACATCATCACCCGCCGCGTCTCGCCGAAATCGAACAGCATGCCGTGATTTGGTGCCATCTGGCGGCGATGCATCAGCCCCTGCTCGCGCTGCTCCGGGTCGATCGCGAGCTCTACCGTAAGATCGTGCGTGCCGCCGCTCGCGGTGATCAGCCGAACCCGCTCCTTTGCAAAGGAAACCTCTGCCATCGCCGAAGCGGCGAGCAGCGACAACAAAAAAAGCGCCGCCAGGGCGCTTCTTGCAGCAATGCCGACGGCCCCGGGCATCAATGCGACCGCGTGGTTGGCGTCGGCCCGTCGGGATGGATTTCCGCCGCCATAAGGCCCTTCTCCCCGTCCCCGAAGCGGCAGAGCACAACTTGGCCGGGCCTCAGCTCCGTCAGGCCGAAACGGCGTAACGTTTCCATGTGCACGAAAATGTCTTCCGTACCCTCGCCGCGGGTCAGAAAGCCGAAGCCCTTGGTGCGGTTGAACCACTTCACCAGCACCCGCTCGAGCCCGCTCGTCGGCGTTACCTGGACATGCGTCCTGACCGGTGGAAGCTGCGACGGATGAACGGCGGTGGACTGATCCATGGAGAGGATGCGGAAGGCCTGATAGCCGCGGTCCCGCTTCTGAATGAGAGCGACGACGCGCGCGCCTTCAAGCACCGTTTGATAGCCGTCGCGTCTGAGACAGGTGACATGCAGCAAAACGTCCTGCATGCCGTTGTCCGGAACGATGAAGCCGAAGCCTTTGGCGACGTCGAACCACTTGATAACCCCGGTAATTTCGATGAGGTCAAGGGCGTCGTTGCCAAATTCGCCATTATGGATGACGTCTTTCGAAGATGTCCTGTCAGCCATTCTCGCAGCCCCTCGTTACGCGCAACACTTCGATACGGTTAACTGATTCTTATGGGCCAGAATAACATCGTCCCGCAGCGCGTGTGCAAGCCCCTCGACGTATTTTGGCTTGGGACCTTTATAGGGACGCAGCCTTGCGTCTGGCTTGCCGTCGCTTCACTATACGCCATCTTCCACGAAACAGGGACATTCTCCAATGCGGTATCTGCATACGATGGTTCGCGTCAAAGACCTCGACCAGGCCCTTCACTTCTATTGCAAGCTTTTCGGGCTCGAAGAGATTCGGCGGTACGAGAACGAAAAAGGCCGCTTCACGCTCGTCTTTCTCGCCGCCCCCGGCGATGTCGACCGCGCCAGGGGTGAAGCCGCGCCATGCCTCGAACTCACCTATAATTGGGATCCCGAGGAATATACCGGCGGGCGGAACTTTGGCCACCTCGCCTATGAAGTCGACGATATCTACGCGTTCTGCAAGCATCTGATGGACAGCGGCGTAACCATCAACCGTCCGCCGCGCGACGGCCACATGGCCTTCGTCCGATCGCCCGATGGCATCTCGATCGAGATACTGCAGAAAGGCGAGCACCTGCCCGCACAGGAACCCTGGGCCTCCATGGCCAATACCGGGGTCTGGTAAGCCTCGCACAATTGCGGCCGGCTATTTCTCACCCGTCGCCGGCTCTGCCGAGCGGCGCGGCACCCGTGCCGGCGCAAGAGGATCGATAGAACAGCGGATGATCTTCAGGCCCGGCCATTGCCGGGCCTTCGCATATATTTTACGAAGCTGAAATAGGTTGGTGCAAGTTTACAAATCACGCGGCCTTCGTTATCTTGCCGCGCCAGACGTTGAAACGGGGCTCTGCTTCGTCGTCACTTGCGGGGGACAGCCCTATACTTGCCTGACCTTTCCCGTGGGGAGCCGAGCGCCCTCCGCGTGAAATTGTTGTTGCCATTCCGGGCGATGTTCGGAACTGGAACGTGATGCGCGCGGCGCAAAGCCGCCCGCATGCACGGAGAGCGGGGATAAGGCGTTGCAACATCTGGAAACAGGATACCGGCCCCTGACGATCGGACGCGCCGCAGCGCTGTCCCTGTCGCTGCTGGCGTTGTCCGGCTGCGTGTCTGCAGTTGCGGACGGCGAGGCTATCGACCCTCTCAAATCGCAGCAGATGGCAGAGGCGCCGCCGGCCGGTGAGGAGACGATGCAGGATGGGCAGGAGGCAGCGCCCGGTGCCGGCACGACGGCGCAGGCGCCGGAGGGCCCGCCGGGCGAAGCCGGTCAGGAGGGAGCTGCCCTGCAGCCCGGCCTGACCATGCAGGGGACCGCGCTGCGCGCGACGTCGGCGAGCATCTACGGGCAATCGCCAGCGGCTCCATCCGGGCCAGCGCAGCCGGGCTCAAGCAAGCAGGCGACGGCGCCGGCCGGCGAATCACCAACGATGAACGCCAAGACCAATAGCGTCTTCAGCAATCAGCCATCCGCGACTCAGCCGGCAATTCAACCACAACAGGGCGCGGCAGGCGAAGTTCGTCCAGCGAACGAGGCGATCGCCGCTGCATCCACCGCAACCGCAGACGAAAGCGATGTGCCCGCGGCCGTACCGTTGCCTGTGAGCGCACAGGCCGCATTGTCCGGTGCGGCGGTGCCGGCCCTGCAACCGGTCGAAGCCGCCTCCGCGGCGGCTTCGCTCGCGGCTCGATCGACGGACATCGGCGAAGGCGAGAACGGGACAGAAGAGACAAAGAAGACCAGGAAGACCTGGACTCTCGCCAGCCTCTTCGCACCCAAGCGCAAGGAAAAGCCGCGCTCCGACGCAGCGCACACTGCACAAGCACGCGAGAAGAAAACGATCACCCCCAGCAATGCGGGACAGCCGCAGATCGCGTCCCTCGCCTATACCTCACTTCCCGGCGTCAACATGAACCCGCTCTTCAGCATGGAACACGAAGCGCATGAGTCGGACGAGGACGACGCACCTGTGGAGGTGGCGAACCTTTCCGGCCTGGCCCGACTGACGCCGAACGGCCTCATCCTGCAAACGGAGAAGGTGGAGACGGGCTGTTTCAAGCCGGAGCTTCTCGACATATTGAAAACGGTGGAAAGGCATTACGGCCGCAAGGTCATGGTCACCTCGGGGCTGCGCGCCATCAACGTCAACCGCAAGCGCCAGTCTCTCCACACGCGCTGCGAGGCAGCGGATATCCAGGTGGCGGGCGTCAGCAAGTGGGACCTCGCGAATTTCCTGCGCAGCGTTACCGGCCGCGGCGGCGTCGGCACCTACTGCCACACGAACTCCGTCCATATCGATATCGGCCCCGAGCGGGACTGGAACTGGCGCTGTCGCCGGCGCAAGGGCTGATCTGCCATCGCGGCTTCAACGGATTGGTCGCGATCAGCCGACATTTTCCCCGAAAAAATAGAAACTGACCCTTGCGGGAATCCGAAGCCCTCTCTATAAGCCGCCTCGTCTTACAGCGACTTACGTCTTCCATAGACGAAATTGCTGCAGCAGGCGCCCATCGTCTAGCGGTCTAGGACGCCGCCCTTTCACGGCGGAAACACGGGTTCGATTCCCGTTGGGCGTGCCAAACCACCTCTTTTCCATTTCACATTTTTCATAGTATGGTGCTGATCGTCACCAGCGGGCGCCCATCGTCTAGCGGTCAGGACGCCGCCCTCTCACGGCGGTAACACGGGTTCGAGTCCCGTTGGGCGTACCATAAGCATTGATTTCATTGGATAAATTAACGCTGGCTCCAAGAGGAGCCCAAGGTCGGGCCCCAAGGGGCCCAAGCCCTCCCGGATATTGTGTTTGCGATTCGCTAATTTCTCTGTCAAGATGTTAGCGATTAGCTATCATACAAACATGAAAACAGTCACCTACTCCCGCGACGCCACCAAGACATTGCTTCACATGCCGGCAAACATCGCCAAGCGCATACGCGCCAAAATCGAGCAATACGCATCGGACCCGGCAAGCCTCGCAAACAATGTCATTGCGCTGCAAGGTCAATCAGGCGTCTATCGTTTGCGGGTTGGTGACTGGCGCGTGATCTTTGCCGAGGATGGCAAGGTCATTGCGATTATCAGGATCACACCCCGCGGCGGCGCATACGATTAGGAGGGCCCAAAGATGGCACTACAGTTCATTACTACCCCGGCCGGCGAGCGCATGGTTGTCTTGCCCGAGGCGGAATTTAACAGGATCGCCGAGGCGGCCGAAGACGCCGCCGATAGAGCCGCCGTCGAGCGTTTCAGTGCGCGCTTGGCACGCGGCGAGGAAGAATTGATTCCGGCCGAATTCGTCAACCGGATGCTAGACGGCGAAAACAAAATCAAGGTCTGGCGCGAATACCGGAAGCTTTCCCTGCGCGACCTAGCCGCCACGGTAGACATAAGCCCGGCGTACCTCTCCCAAATCGAGAGCGGCAAGCGCGACGGGACATTTGAGACCATGAAGAAAATCGCGGCGGCGCTGCGCATCACCGTGGATGACCTTGCATGAGGCGGGTGCGGCGACTGCACGCTTTGCTGTAAATTGCTGCCGGCGAGATTGCCGGCGATCTGCCTCGCCCGGATCGGGCTCATTATGTCATCGACTGTATGCCGGATTCATAAGCATCGACCATCACGACGGCAAGCCGCCGCAACGCGTGCCCCGTGCTGCAACACTGGCTTGATCCCAAATACCCCGAAGCGCACTCAATGAGCGTGAGCGCAAGCGCGATGAAATGAAGCGCCGGGCGACGTTCCGGGTCGTTGGATGAGCCGGGGCCCAAGGGAACAGAAACATACGGAAAACCAAGCTGGGAGTCCCAAATCGAAATATGCAATAAAATCAACGTTCATGTTGGGCCCGTTTGGCATACTATTCCCTTACGTTGCAGTCGCATCATTTCGATCCTCATGGGGCGTGCGTCTGCGCCCGATTTTTTCCGAGGAAAAATCGAAATTTACGGCTCGTGGTCTCTTGCAGGAATCCGAAGCGCTCTCTATAAGCCGCCTTGTCTTACAGCGACTTACGTCTTTCATAGACGAAATTGCTGCAGCAGGCGCCCATCGTCTAGCGGTCTAGGACGCCGCCCTTTCACGGCGGAAACACGGGTTCGATTCCCGTTGGGCGTGCCATTCCTCTTCAAAGTCTTTAAGAAAATTTCGCAAACCGCTGATTCGACTGGAAACCGTCGCGTTTCGAATTGCGCCTCAGTTTGCTTTCGCCGCATCTGTCACGCGCAGTTGGACCTTGCGTGTTCCCTGCCACAGATCTGCTGACACGGAACCCGCGACATGAACGGTAGCGCCGCGGTTGCCGAGCAGGAAATTGCCGAGCGGCGTCTCCGTCGCGCGGAAGGCGATGCCTTCTATACGGCTGCCGTCCTGCCCCTCGAGCGTCACCTTCACATGGTTGGCCCCAACCTGCCGGCTGTCACGCAACCGATGCTGCGGGAAGGCAAAGAGCGGCTGTGGATGGCCGGAGCCATAGGGTCCCGCCTGTTCGAGAAGATCGACCAGGCCGAGCGTCGCTCCGGCAGCGGCGAGCGCGCCGTCGACCTTGAGCGTTTGGACGGCCACGAGGTCGCGAACGGCAGTTTCGGCGCGCTCTTCGAAGAATTGCCGAAGCTGACCCAGCTTGCCGCGCTCGACCGTCAGCCCGGCAGCCATAGCGTGCCCCCCACCCTTGATCAGCAGGCCGTTGTCGACGGCCGCGCGGACCAGCCGCCCCATGTCGAAGCCGTTGATCGAGCGGCCGGATCCTGTCCCCCGGCCGTTCGGGTCGAACGCGATCGCAAAGGCCGGCCGGCGGAATTTCTCCTTGATGCGTGCCGCAATCAGGCCGACGATTCCGGGATGCCAATTCTCCCGGGCAGTGACGATCACCGACGCGCCCTCGCCCGTTCCGTATTCCGCCAGCACCTCGGCTTCCGCCTCCGCAAGCATCGCCGCCTCCATCGCCTGGCGCTCGCGATTGAGTTCGTCGAGCTGGCTGGCGATAATCTCCGCCGCGGCTGCATCGTCGAGCGTCAGCAGGCGGCTGCCGAGCGCCGCGTCTCCGATACGCCCTCCGGCATTGATCCGCGGTCCAAGCAGGAAACCGAGATGATAGGGCGTCACGGGTCCGCCGATGGCGGCCTTGCGCAAGAGCGCCGCCAAGCCTGCATTGCCCATATGCCGCGCCGCGATCAGTCCCTTGACGACATAGGCGCGGTTAAGGCCCTTGAGCGGCACCACGTCGCAGATGGTCGCTAGCGCCACCAGGTCGAGCAGCGACAGGAGATCGAAGGATGCGGCGCGCGGGTCGCCCCGTGAGCGAAGCACGCGCAATGTATTGACGAGCACCAGATAGACGACGCCCGCAGCGCAGAGGTGACCCTGGCCGGACAGATCGTCCTCGCGGTTGGGATTCACGAGGGCGTGGCACGGCGGCAACGTCGAGCCGACCTGGTGGTGGTCTATGACCACGACATCGATCCTGCGCTCTGCCGCCACCGCCAGCGCCTCATGGCTCGTCGAGCCGCAGTCGACCGTGACGATCAGTCCGGCACCGCGATCGATCAATTGATCGATCGCCTGCGGATTCGGACCGTAGCCCTCGAAAATGCGGTCGGGAATGTAGATCTCGGCCGTGACATCGAAATGCCGCAGGAAACGCGCCATGAGCGCGGATGAGGCCGCACCATCGACATCGTAGTCCCCGAACATCACCACTTTCTCGCGGCGACCAATGGCGTCCGCGAGCCGCTCGGCCGCCTTGCGCCCGTCGGTCAGGGTGTCGGGGTCCGGCATCAGGGCGCGCAACGTGGGCTCGAGGAATGCGGACGCGTCGTCCAGTCCGACGCCGCGCCCGGCAAGCACGCGAGCGATCAGTTCGGAATAGCCGTGGACCTGACTGATGGCCAGCGCACGGTTCTGGCCCGCCTGATCGAGACGCGACACCCAGCGCTGACCGCTGACCGAGCGATCAACGCCGAGAAATGCCCGCTGGATCGGATCCGCCAAAACGTCCATCTGTCCACCCGCCCGAAGTCCCTCCGTTCTTAACGAAGATTTCGGCCCTGAAAAACCGGCGGGGGCGCACTTCGGCCCGCAAGTCGCGAGTCGAAGCGGCTTCTCAACAGATTTGATGTGTACGCGCGATCACCAGGCCTTCGGACGCTCGATCCGAATCACCTGCGGCTCTCCGACGAGATAGCCCTCGCCCTTGATCGAGACGATCGCCTTGCGCACTGAAGCCTCTGACGTCGCATGCGTGACGAGGATGATCGTCTTCGGCTCGGCCGGATCGGCATAGTGCTTGGAATGCTGCATGATCGATTCCAGCGAGATGTCGTTCTCCGCCATATGCTTCGCGACATTGGCGAAGACGCCGGTACGGTCGACCACCTTCAGCCGGATGAAGTAGCCGCCCTCATGGCTCCGCATCCGGGCGCGCTTATAGGGCAGCAGCGCCTTCGCCGGACGGCCGAATGCCGGAACGTGCTGTGCGCCCGGGCGGCTCTTGGCGATGTCGGCGATATCGCCCAGCACCGCAGATGCGGTCGCGTCCCCACCGGCGCCCGGGCCAACCATCAGAAGCTCGCCCAGAATGTCGGATTCGATCGCAACCGCATTCGTCACCCCGTCGACCTGGGCGATGACGGTGTCATGAGGCACCATGGTTGGGTGGACGC
Encoded here:
- a CDS encoding aminoglycoside phosphotransferase family protein, whose protein sequence is MTLTTQIQDAARKALLNVAGPVAAEAVLTHRRLSLGSEASEVVRVSARFAGRRGKPQTITFVVKHLQGRTRREATIYRDLVATHASAIAPRLLDVQDGQAASFLVVEAINQAMAWPWQYLDLTAVLLRQLGQFHVETMQSMLPLTDWDYEGELAVSAAETLARLEHFRYYEDLRPLARHARMLDRVVSNLARLRGALLDESTFNQRPIHGDLHPGNAMVRRGIDRRPVMIDWGRTRPGSPLEDVSSMLQSLRFFEPSALQRHDLLLKEYLTGLGRDRRIDDATRGAYWVAGASNALAGALNVHLLTVMDASRNPRQRRRAFLVARDWLRVIRRAHAWAF
- a CDS encoding M10 family metallopeptidase C-terminal domain-containing protein, with translation MTENLPPSNITLSNNSIAENSPVGTTIGTLSATDPEGQPLTYRLVDSGGGLVQLDGNRVQLAKPVSYEELQGKTFQIEVSDGVNKVLKKFFVSIEDVDEPPHLVWMGGAEVPEDMKVGTVFDYVSGVDPEDSVLTFKLIDDAGGTFKLVGANAIQLAKPVDFEKSPTKTVTFEVSDGKFTVVKSFTINIADVNEAPSALTLSNSRVAETAAVDTLIGTFSAVDPEGDPVDYWLKDSAGGTFWIVDNKLYLNDTLNYETQQSYSITVVVSNASGSFTKNFVISVTDVLETIVGNSSSQTLNGGIGADKILAGGGNDTLFGNDGDDLLYGESGNDTILGGAGKDRLDGGTGNDTASYASATVGVKASLSSKSTNTNDAAGDTYFGIENLTGTRFADVLGGNAYVNILTGGEGSDILIGGAGGDKLYGGTGNDAASYATAATGVIANLGRPSSNTGDAKGDTYSAVESLIGSNFADQLYGNGGANRLSGGTGDDIIGAGSGNDWIYGGSGADRLVGGMGADRFVFKALSESAGAKVDSILDFVPNEQDRIDLSAIDANTKTSGNQAFSFIGTAAFKGTAGELRYEKLSSDTFIYADVNGDRIADLKIHLDDAVTLAGNYFLL
- a CDS encoding ETC complex I subunit gives rise to the protein MSAKIYRPAKTAMQSGKAKTHLWVLEFDQERPRTIDPIMGYTSSADTRQQVRLTFESAEQAISYAERNGIEYRVIAPKDAARKNVSYSDNFRFNRMQPWTH
- a CDS encoding DUF192 domain-containing protein; the encoded protein is MPGAVGIAARSALAALFLLSLLAASAMAEVSFAKERVRLITASGGTHDLTVELAIDPEQREQGLMHRRQMAPNHGMLFDFGETRRVMMWMKNTYLPLDMLFIARDGTIRTIHENAVPLSEAIIDSGEPVAYVLELNAGTVKRLGLSPGDRLEGAGLPATERAN
- a CDS encoding cold-shock protein, with the protein product MADRTSSKDVIHNGEFGNDALDLIEITGVIKWFDVAKGFGFIVPDNGMQDVLLHVTCLRRDGYQTVLEGARVVALIQKRDRGYQAFRILSMDQSTAVHPSQLPPVRTHVQVTPTSGLERVLVKWFNRTKGFGFLTRGEGTEDIFVHMETLRRFGLTELRPGQVVLCRFGDGEKGLMAAEIHPDGPTPTTRSH
- a CDS encoding VOC family protein codes for the protein MRYLHTMVRVKDLDQALHFYCKLFGLEEIRRYENEKGRFTLVFLAAPGDVDRARGEAAPCLELTYNWDPEEYTGGRNFGHLAYEVDDIYAFCKHLMDSGVTINRPPRDGHMAFVRSPDGISIEILQKGEHLPAQEPWASMANTGVW
- a CDS encoding YcbK family protein, translated to MQHLETGYRPLTIGRAAALSLSLLALSGCVSAVADGEAIDPLKSQQMAEAPPAGEETMQDGQEAAPGAGTTAQAPEGPPGEAGQEGAALQPGLTMQGTALRATSASIYGQSPAAPSGPAQPGSSKQATAPAGESPTMNAKTNSVFSNQPSATQPAIQPQQGAAGEVRPANEAIAAASTATADESDVPAAVPLPVSAQAALSGAAVPALQPVEAASAAASLAARSTDIGEGENGTEETKKTRKTWTLASLFAPKRKEKPRSDAAHTAQAREKKTITPSNAGQPQIASLAYTSLPGVNMNPLFSMEHEAHESDEDDAPVEVANLSGLARLTPNGLILQTEKVETGCFKPELLDILKTVERHYGRKVMVTSGLRAINVNRKRQSLHTRCEAADIQVAGVSKWDLANFLRSVTGRGGVGTYCHTNSVHIDIGPERDWNWRCRRRKG
- a CDS encoding type II toxin-antitoxin system RelE family toxin translates to MKTVTYSRDATKTLLHMPANIAKRIRAKIEQYASDPASLANNVIALQGQSGVYRLRVGDWRVIFAEDGKVIAIIRITPRGGAYD
- a CDS encoding helix-turn-helix domain-containing protein, which translates into the protein MALQFITTPAGERMVVLPEAEFNRIAEAAEDAADRAAVERFSARLARGEEELIPAEFVNRMLDGENKIKVWREYRKLSLRDLAATVDISPAYLSQIESGKRDGTFETMKKIAAALRITVDDLA
- the recJ gene encoding single-stranded-DNA-specific exonuclease RecJ, with protein sequence MDVLADPIQRAFLGVDRSVSGQRWVSRLDQAGQNRALAISQVHGYSELIARVLAGRGVGLDDASAFLEPTLRALMPDPDTLTDGRKAAERLADAIGRREKVVMFGDYDVDGAASSALMARFLRHFDVTAEIYIPDRIFEGYGPNPQAIDQLIDRGAGLIVTVDCGSTSHEALAVAAERRIDVVVIDHHQVGSTLPPCHALVNPNREDDLSGQGHLCAAGVVYLVLVNTLRVLRSRGDPRAASFDLLSLLDLVALATICDVVPLKGLNRAYVVKGLIAARHMGNAGLAALLRKAAIGGPVTPYHLGFLLGPRINAGGRIGDAALGSRLLTLDDAAAAEIIASQLDELNRERQAMEAAMLAEAEAEVLAEYGTGEGASVIVTARENWHPGIVGLIAARIKEKFRRPAFAIAFDPNGRGTGSGRSINGFDMGRLVRAAVDNGLLIKGGGHAMAAGLTVERGKLGQLRQFFEERAETAVRDLVAVQTLKVDGALAAAGATLGLVDLLEQAGPYGSGHPQPLFAFPQHRLRDSRQVGANHVKVTLEGQDGSRIEGIAFRATETPLGNFLLGNRGATVHVAGSVSADLWQGTRKVQLRVTDAAKAN